In the Arthrobacter sp. 31Y genome, one interval contains:
- a CDS encoding NlpC/P60 family protein codes for MTSANKLARHRAEAPKTSSLAVIAKAVSSNAGGVGRQAAVIAAASGLVLTSGIAANAADTNVDRESTSTSTLDVQSVVQATIAADSTVAISYERPVVTTVEAPAPVVVEEAPAKVEAKVEAKEATAVAAKAAPAANATVAVSNATPAPAATSGLGASIAAAAYAQLGVTQDCTMLVTNSLAAVGINFHDWPAGYLSLGRTVSAAEAQPGDLAYYANGGLAGQAHIAVYVGNGQAVHGGWNGSTTALFSVNVGSGPVFIRVNG; via the coding sequence ATGACCAGTGCAAACAAGCTTGCACGGCACCGCGCTGAGGCCCCCAAGACCAGCTCGCTTGCCGTCATTGCCAAGGCGGTCAGCTCCAACGCTGGCGGCGTCGGCCGCCAGGCAGCAGTAATCGCCGCGGCTTCAGGCCTGGTCCTGACCAGCGGGATCGCGGCCAACGCTGCGGACACCAACGTTGACCGCGAATCGACCTCCACGTCCACCCTGGACGTCCAGTCGGTAGTCCAGGCCACCATCGCCGCGGACTCCACGGTGGCGATCTCCTACGAGCGCCCCGTGGTGACCACCGTGGAAGCTCCCGCTCCCGTAGTAGTGGAAGAAGCGCCGGCCAAGGTTGAAGCGAAGGTCGAAGCCAAGGAAGCAACCGCGGTTGCCGCCAAGGCCGCTCCGGCAGCCAACGCTACTGTGGCGGTCAGCAACGCAACTCCTGCTCCGGCGGCTACCAGCGGGCTCGGTGCGTCCATCGCTGCAGCTGCATACGCCCAGCTGGGCGTCACCCAGGACTGCACCATGTTGGTGACCAACTCCCTTGCGGCCGTGGGCATCAACTTCCACGACTGGCCTGCAGGCTACCTCTCTTTGGGCCGCACGGTCAGTGCAGCAGAAGCCCAGCCCGGCGATCTCGCCTACTACGCCAACGGTGGTTTGGCCGGCCAGGCGCACATCGCTGTGTACGTCGGCAACGGCCAGGCAGTCCACGGTGGATGGAACGGATCCACCACGGCACTGTTCAGCGTCAACGTGGGCTCCGGCCCGGTTTTCATCCGCGTCAACGGCTGA
- a CDS encoding molybdopterin molybdotransferase MoeA: MTVAPNEGHHAAHTWHEARQRAFDAAAPIPSGPVPLSAALGRTLASDALAVQDMPHYASSAMDGWAVNGSGPWILSEPGQRLAPHQASPIVTGGLIPPGAKAVLRSESGVMATDDDGLPVLALGGSAKPGEPRNGQHIRKAADEAAEGDVLLKAGTLLNPAHIALAALAGLDHLEVLGKPLVRFLLTGSEVVTRGVPLPGQVRDTFGPQLGAVVELLGGIAGEQLRVGDSYEEWIDALQDTEPTLDELTPDEPFVEAEPPADVVITTGGTGRSGTDHLRKAVAELGGSLLIDGIAMRPGHPAVLAELPDGRFVLGLPGNPLAAMMALFTVGAPLLAALGHGRLKEVGEVPCGTTIDADPGRTRLMPFKLVYGLASPAQHAGPGMMRGLASADGVMVVPPHGIQLGEMVPAFALPWGKALPVPKAPEEKARKAPPRQQRKAPSGPVDWSALDA; encoded by the coding sequence ATGACGGTGGCCCCCAACGAGGGCCATCACGCGGCACACACATGGCATGAGGCCCGGCAGCGCGCGTTCGATGCCGCGGCTCCCATTCCGTCAGGCCCCGTGCCGCTCAGTGCAGCCCTCGGGCGCACCTTGGCCTCGGATGCGCTAGCCGTGCAGGATATGCCCCACTATGCTTCGTCCGCCATGGACGGGTGGGCCGTCAACGGCAGTGGTCCGTGGATCCTCAGTGAGCCGGGGCAGCGGTTGGCACCGCACCAGGCCAGTCCCATCGTTACGGGCGGGTTGATTCCGCCCGGGGCCAAGGCAGTCCTGCGCAGCGAGAGCGGCGTGATGGCCACGGACGACGACGGCCTGCCGGTTCTTGCGCTTGGCGGCAGCGCCAAACCGGGAGAACCCCGGAACGGTCAACACATCCGTAAGGCTGCAGACGAGGCCGCCGAGGGCGACGTCCTGCTTAAAGCCGGCACCTTGCTGAACCCTGCACATATTGCCTTGGCAGCGCTTGCTGGCCTGGATCATCTTGAGGTTCTCGGAAAACCGCTGGTCCGGTTCCTCCTGACTGGTTCGGAAGTGGTGACCCGAGGTGTTCCGCTTCCGGGCCAAGTGAGGGATACTTTCGGCCCTCAACTGGGCGCCGTGGTGGAGCTTTTGGGCGGCATCGCAGGGGAGCAGCTCAGGGTGGGTGATAGCTATGAGGAGTGGATTGACGCGCTCCAGGATACCGAGCCGACCCTGGACGAACTGACCCCCGACGAACCGTTCGTTGAAGCGGAACCGCCTGCCGACGTCGTTATTACTACGGGCGGGACGGGACGCTCGGGAACGGATCACCTGCGAAAAGCCGTAGCTGAACTCGGTGGCAGTTTGCTGATTGATGGCATCGCCATGCGCCCGGGACATCCGGCAGTGTTGGCGGAGCTGCCCGATGGCCGGTTTGTGTTGGGCCTGCCGGGAAATCCGCTGGCCGCCATGATGGCTCTATTTACCGTTGGGGCACCCCTGCTGGCTGCTTTGGGTCACGGCCGTTTGAAAGAGGTGGGTGAGGTGCCTTGCGGTACCACCATCGATGCCGACCCCGGACGCACCCGCCTGATGCCGTTCAAGCTGGTGTACGGACTGGCCTCGCCAGCCCAACATGCAGGCCCGGGAATGATGCGTGGCCTGGCCAGCGCGGATGGGGTGATGGTGGTACCGCCCCACGGAATCCAGCTTGGTGAGATGGTGCCTGCGTTCGCACTGCCTTGGGGCAAAGCGCTGCCTGTGCCCAAGGCCCCGGAAGAGAAGGCCCGGAAAGCGCCACCGCGGCAACAAAGGAAGGCTCCTTCCGGCCCGGTGGACTGGAGCGCGCTGGACGCTTGA
- a CDS encoding FdhF/YdeP family oxidoreductase, which produces MNRHAPEQDINEDDLQIHPPKQAAAGLKAVTVALERGYAQAGVGRTVRSMLRVNQHDGFDCPGCAWPESITGRRSPAEFCENGAKAIAEESTTRTVGAEFWAKHSLADLEDKTEYWLGSQGRLSEPVVIKPGDSHYSPITWADAFALIGEHINASTPDQCVFYTSGRTANETAFMYQLFARSLGTNNLPDCSNMCHESSGSALNPTIGIGKGTVSLEDIHHAELVLVVGQNPGTNHPRMLSALRDCKNNGGKIIAVNPLPEAGLLNFKDPQSLNGVIGGGTTIADEFLQIKVGGDLALFQALGHLLLEEEKRKPGTVVDHSFIDEQTEGFTAYKEARSVLDWDETERATGLSREEITQAAAMMAASKATIICWALGLTQQPHSVDTLREIINLLLLQGNFGKRGAGACPVRGHSNVQGDRTMGIWEKPKEPFLAALDAEFGFHMPRDHGYDSVETQHALEKGEVDVFVSMGGNFAAAGSDTAALEEGLKKAGLTVHISTKPNRAHVVHGKTSLILPTLGRTDTDDKHPKGKQFLSVEDSMSVIHKTQGRLEPVSEHLLSEPVIVARMAQATLGDNHSVDWRAMAEDYDVIRDHISRVIPGFEDFNTRVRTKNGFVLPNPPRDTRTFATDIGKGRFSVRPLEYLEAPAGHLILQTVRSHDQYNTTFYGLDDRYRGISEGRRVILVHPDDLKELGFEDRDLVDVISTFAGTERRANQFRLVGYPTAKGCAAAYFPEANALVHRELVARESNTPGYKAMTVRFVKHEENGS; this is translated from the coding sequence ATGAACAGGCATGCTCCCGAACAGGACATCAATGAAGATGACCTGCAGATCCACCCGCCCAAACAAGCCGCGGCAGGCCTAAAAGCTGTCACGGTTGCCCTCGAACGCGGTTACGCCCAAGCCGGCGTAGGCCGTACGGTCCGTTCCATGCTCAGGGTCAACCAGCATGACGGCTTCGATTGTCCGGGGTGCGCGTGGCCGGAATCAATCACGGGCAGGCGTAGTCCCGCAGAGTTTTGCGAGAACGGCGCCAAAGCGATTGCCGAGGAGAGCACCACCCGGACGGTGGGTGCCGAATTCTGGGCCAAGCATTCCCTCGCGGACCTTGAGGATAAGACCGAGTACTGGCTGGGAAGCCAAGGAAGACTTTCCGAGCCCGTGGTCATCAAACCCGGGGACTCACACTATTCGCCCATCACGTGGGCCGACGCTTTCGCCCTGATCGGGGAGCACATCAACGCCTCCACCCCGGACCAGTGCGTGTTCTACACCTCCGGCAGGACGGCCAATGAGACCGCCTTCATGTACCAGTTGTTTGCGCGAAGCCTCGGCACCAACAACCTTCCAGATTGCTCCAACATGTGCCATGAGTCGTCCGGCAGTGCCCTCAACCCCACCATCGGAATCGGCAAAGGCACCGTATCGCTGGAGGACATCCACCACGCTGAGTTGGTCCTGGTGGTGGGCCAAAACCCTGGAACCAATCACCCACGCATGCTCTCCGCACTCCGTGACTGCAAGAATAACGGCGGCAAAATCATCGCGGTCAACCCGCTGCCCGAAGCCGGTCTCCTGAACTTCAAGGATCCCCAGTCCCTCAACGGTGTCATCGGTGGCGGCACCACCATCGCTGATGAGTTCCTGCAGATCAAGGTAGGTGGCGACCTCGCTCTGTTCCAGGCTTTGGGCCACCTTCTCCTGGAGGAAGAGAAGCGCAAGCCGGGGACCGTCGTCGACCATTCCTTTATTGATGAGCAGACCGAAGGCTTCACGGCTTACAAAGAAGCCAGGTCGGTGCTGGACTGGGACGAAACGGAGCGGGCAACAGGGCTGAGCCGGGAAGAGATTACCCAGGCGGCCGCGATGATGGCTGCGTCAAAGGCAACCATCATCTGCTGGGCTCTTGGTTTGACCCAGCAGCCCCACTCGGTGGATACGCTCCGGGAGATCATCAACCTCCTGCTGCTTCAGGGCAACTTCGGCAAGCGTGGAGCCGGCGCCTGCCCGGTCCGGGGCCACTCGAACGTCCAAGGCGACCGCACCATGGGCATCTGGGAGAAACCCAAAGAACCGTTCCTCGCCGCGCTGGATGCGGAGTTCGGCTTCCACATGCCCAGGGATCATGGCTACGACTCCGTGGAAACCCAGCACGCCCTGGAAAAGGGCGAGGTGGATGTTTTCGTCTCCATGGGCGGAAATTTCGCCGCGGCGGGATCGGACACGGCCGCCTTGGAGGAAGGCTTGAAGAAGGCTGGACTGACAGTCCACATTTCCACCAAGCCCAACCGCGCCCACGTGGTGCACGGCAAGACGTCCCTGATCCTGCCCACGCTGGGCCGGACGGATACTGATGACAAACACCCCAAGGGCAAACAGTTCCTCTCGGTGGAGGACTCCATGTCCGTCATCCACAAAACGCAGGGTCGGCTGGAACCTGTGTCCGAGCATCTGCTGAGCGAACCGGTGATCGTGGCCCGCATGGCGCAGGCGACGCTGGGGGACAATCACAGCGTGGACTGGCGTGCCATGGCCGAGGACTATGACGTCATCCGGGACCACATCTCGCGTGTCATTCCCGGTTTTGAGGACTTCAATACCAGGGTTCGAACCAAGAACGGCTTCGTCCTCCCCAACCCGCCCAGGGATACCAGGACCTTCGCCACGGACATCGGCAAGGGACGGTTCTCCGTGCGGCCGCTGGAGTACCTTGAAGCACCGGCGGGCCACCTGATCCTGCAGACGGTTCGCAGCCACGATCAGTACAACACCACGTTCTATGGTTTGGATGACCGGTATCGCGGCATCTCGGAGGGTAGGCGAGTGATCCTGGTCCACCCGGATGACCTGAAGGAACTGGGCTTCGAGGACCGGGACCTGGTGGATGTCATCTCCACCTTCGCGGGAACGGAACGGCGTGCCAACCAATTCCGGCTCGTCGGGTACCCCACGGCCAAAGGCTGTGCCGCGGCGTACTTCCCGGAGGCCAACGCGCTGGTTCACCGCGAACTGGTGGCACGGGAATCCAACACCCCGGGCTACAAAGCCATGACGGTGCGCTTCGTCAAGCATGAGGAGAACGGATCCTGA
- a CDS encoding DUF6457 domain-containing protein, whose translation MEFNAVILAGGRATRLGGVPKPTLKYDGDTLLSLALRAARGASAVVVVGPDAPGSGDGGEPGTGSHVLDSGPLPNAVLRTREEPVFAGPAAAIAAGLAALRNKGESSPWTLVLACDMPHASRGVGLLWDALESSPGVEGAMAVSLDGRKQPLLGAYRTAALEREVGVASEGSGLTNSSVFRLLARLNVLDVEVPAGSTDDVDTWEDAAALGIDYELEADVKSQEETLEEWCRTLLQAFELEGVEVDINEVLAVAGVAAHSVVRPAAPLTTFIAGYAAGMARGIGQASDETSMNAALELARKIAKEYSESGTGTE comes from the coding sequence ATGGAGTTCAATGCCGTGATTTTGGCGGGTGGCAGGGCCACCCGCCTCGGTGGCGTGCCCAAGCCAACCTTGAAGTACGACGGCGACACCCTCCTTTCGCTTGCCCTGCGCGCTGCCCGGGGTGCTTCGGCGGTGGTGGTGGTAGGGCCGGATGCTCCCGGCTCAGGAGACGGCGGTGAGCCAGGCACCGGTAGCCATGTACTAGACAGCGGCCCTCTGCCGAACGCTGTTTTGCGGACACGCGAAGAACCTGTCTTCGCAGGGCCTGCGGCAGCTATTGCGGCCGGTCTGGCTGCGCTGAGGAATAAAGGTGAGAGCAGTCCGTGGACGCTGGTGCTGGCCTGTGATATGCCGCATGCGTCCCGCGGTGTTGGCCTCCTTTGGGACGCGCTGGAGTCCAGTCCTGGGGTGGAAGGTGCCATGGCTGTCTCGCTGGACGGGCGGAAGCAACCACTGCTGGGGGCTTACAGAACAGCCGCCTTGGAAAGGGAAGTGGGCGTAGCGTCAGAAGGTTCCGGGTTAACGAACTCTTCAGTGTTCCGGCTGCTTGCTAGGCTGAACGTGCTGGACGTTGAGGTCCCCGCCGGTTCCACGGATGACGTGGATACGTGGGAGGACGCGGCGGCCTTGGGCATTGACTACGAGTTGGAGGCGGACGTGAAGAGCCAGGAAGAGACGCTCGAGGAATGGTGCCGGACACTGCTTCAGGCTTTCGAGCTGGAGGGCGTGGAAGTGGACATCAACGAGGTCCTTGCGGTCGCAGGTGTTGCAGCGCACTCAGTGGTGCGCCCGGCCGCGCCTTTGACAACATTTATTGCCGGATACGCGGCAGGCATGGCCCGCGGGATCGGCCAGGCCAGCGATGAGACGTCCATGAACGCCGCCTTGGAACTGGCCCGCAAGATTGCCAAGGAGTACTCGGAGTCCGGGACCGGCACGGAATGA
- the fdhD gene encoding formate dehydrogenase accessory sulfurtransferase FdhD, producing the protein MGRVTQRRKVHKFVLDGSPQALEHPVRFKEDVLAVEEPLEIRLGEMSFSVTMRTPGDDFDLVAGFLVSEGIVWEPGQLVSERFCSGEDENGVQTFNVVDAQLRPDVERPDTGRNVYTSSSCGICGTDSIEAVRKSSHHSPREDNVTVPVRALAALPDRLREAQAVFDKTGGVHAAGLFRIHDDGSTELLCLREDVGRHNAVDKVVGWALRAGMLPLKGTVLQVSGRASFELVQKAAMAGIPVLAAVSAPSSLAAELAEETGITLAGFSRGHSLNVYAGRDRVVVDASDADAQTVGDSGQSLG; encoded by the coding sequence ATGGGACGCGTAACCCAGCGCCGCAAGGTGCACAAGTTTGTCCTGGACGGCTCGCCACAGGCATTGGAGCATCCGGTCCGGTTCAAGGAAGACGTCCTGGCGGTGGAGGAGCCTCTCGAGATCCGATTGGGCGAGATGTCGTTCTCCGTGACCATGCGGACCCCCGGAGACGACTTCGACCTCGTCGCGGGATTCCTGGTTTCGGAAGGAATCGTGTGGGAGCCGGGACAGCTGGTCTCGGAGCGCTTCTGCTCCGGGGAGGACGAAAACGGGGTGCAGACCTTCAACGTGGTGGATGCGCAGCTGCGGCCGGACGTGGAACGGCCGGACACTGGCCGTAACGTCTACACCTCCAGCTCCTGTGGAATCTGCGGCACGGACTCGATCGAGGCTGTCCGCAAGTCCTCCCATCACAGTCCGCGGGAGGACAACGTCACGGTCCCGGTCCGGGCCTTGGCCGCACTGCCGGACCGCCTCCGGGAGGCGCAGGCGGTCTTTGACAAAACCGGTGGCGTGCATGCTGCCGGACTCTTCAGGATTCACGACGACGGCAGCACTGAGCTGCTGTGCCTGCGGGAGGACGTAGGCAGGCACAATGCCGTGGACAAGGTGGTGGGCTGGGCCTTGCGCGCAGGTATGCTCCCGCTGAAGGGCACTGTGCTCCAGGTATCCGGCAGGGCTTCATTCGAGCTCGTTCAGAAAGCGGCCATGGCGGGCATTCCTGTGCTGGCTGCCGTGAGCGCCCCGTCCAGCCTCGCTGCGGAGCTGGCGGAGGAAACGGGGATCACCCTGGCCGGCTTCAGCCGTGGGCACAGCCTTAACGTGTACGCCGGGCGGGACAGGGTTGTGGTGGACGCCTCGGATGCGGATGCGCAGACTGTGGGCGATAGTGGGCAGTCACTTGGCTAA
- a CDS encoding C40 family peptidase, whose protein sequence is MSSRTTPARHRAQTVRTNPLNTLSKAVSSNAGTVGRQAVVLAAASGLVLTVGLPAHAADADVSKTEASSAQQLVVTAVVTAEPTATVSFESPTVATKEAPKVVQRASQVTERAAATTEEASATVTAKSSEAKDTAASAAASGLAAIAYTGIGSPYVWGGTTPNGWDCSGFTKWVYAQAGISIPRVNAWTAMTPTSTPAPGDLVMQNGGAHVGIYVGNGMMISALNPGQGTLLHSVASTGTSSFYTLR, encoded by the coding sequence GTGTCATCACGCACTACCCCTGCGCGCCATCGCGCCCAAACGGTTCGTACGAACCCGTTGAACACGCTTTCCAAGGCTGTTTCCTCCAACGCCGGAACCGTAGGCCGTCAGGCCGTCGTTCTCGCTGCAGCCTCAGGCCTCGTCCTCACTGTGGGATTGCCCGCACACGCAGCAGACGCAGACGTTTCCAAGACCGAAGCCTCCAGCGCCCAACAGCTGGTTGTTACGGCAGTTGTCACCGCAGAGCCAACGGCCACCGTTTCCTTCGAGAGCCCCACCGTGGCCACCAAGGAAGCCCCCAAGGTAGTCCAGCGTGCATCACAGGTTACTGAGCGTGCAGCGGCCACCACCGAAGAAGCTTCTGCAACCGTGACGGCGAAGTCTTCCGAAGCCAAGGACACGGCTGCCAGCGCAGCTGCCTCCGGCCTGGCCGCCATCGCCTACACCGGAATTGGCTCTCCCTACGTTTGGGGCGGCACAACGCCTAACGGTTGGGATTGCTCCGGCTTCACCAAGTGGGTCTATGCACAGGCGGGCATCAGCATCCCCCGCGTGAATGCCTGGACGGCCATGACCCCCACCAGCACTCCTGCTCCCGGCGACCTCGTCATGCAGAACGGCGGAGCCCACGTGGGCATCTACGTCGGCAACGGCATGATGATCAGCGCTTTGAACCCCGGTCAGGGAACGCTGCTGCACTCCGTAGCTTCCACCGGCACTTCCTCGTTCTACACCCTCCGCTAA
- a CDS encoding HNH endonuclease, with protein sequence MRTLVLNAGYEPLAVITFRRALVLVLTGKASVVAEGDEPVVGPQEILGRPSVILLNRYIRPRYNRITAVSRRGVLRRDGHRCAYCGKTAHTIDHVHPKSRGGADSWENLVAACLKCNNAKSDHTLAEMGWKLRFTPGVPQGTMWQIKELEKPAPDWDPFLLPESAA encoded by the coding sequence ATGCGCACACTCGTTCTGAATGCTGGATATGAACCCCTGGCGGTAATAACATTCCGCCGGGCGCTGGTCCTTGTGCTGACCGGGAAAGCTAGCGTGGTGGCCGAAGGCGACGAGCCTGTCGTCGGGCCACAGGAGATTCTCGGAAGACCTTCCGTGATCCTCCTCAACCGCTACATCCGTCCCCGGTACAACAGGATTACCGCCGTGAGCCGCCGCGGGGTACTTCGCCGCGACGGTCATCGCTGCGCCTACTGCGGGAAAACAGCCCACACCATAGACCACGTCCACCCCAAATCCAGGGGCGGCGCGGATTCCTGGGAAAACCTGGTTGCGGCGTGCTTGAAATGCAACAACGCCAAGAGTGACCACACGCTGGCTGAGATGGGTTGGAAACTCCGTTTCACGCCCGGAGTGCCCCAGGGAACCATGTGGCAGATCAAAGAACTCGAGAAACCTGCGCCGGACTGGGACCCGTTCCTGTTGCCGGAATCCGCTGCCTGA
- a CDS encoding metal-dependent transcriptional regulator: MTDLIDTTEMYLRTILELEEENIVALRARIAERLRHSGPTVSQTIGRMERDGLVIVSNDRHLELTEVGRKRATEVMRKHRLAERLLADVIGLDWAYVHDEACRWEHVMSERVERRLYELLEHPTESPYGNPIPGLEALGGLASQPFPRLDVNLLQAMDGYATDSRVVVSRLAEPIQVEPELLTQLDEGGIRPGASVSLERVGEYISVRVPGIEGALELPPEVASHVFVSVS; this comes from the coding sequence ATGACGGATCTGATCGATACCACTGAGATGTATCTTCGGACCATTTTGGAGCTTGAAGAGGAAAACATTGTGGCTCTCCGGGCCCGCATCGCCGAGCGCCTGCGTCACTCCGGGCCCACTGTTTCCCAGACCATTGGACGCATGGAGCGCGATGGCCTGGTGATTGTGTCCAACGACCGCCACTTGGAACTGACAGAGGTGGGCCGGAAACGCGCCACCGAAGTCATGCGCAAGCACCGGTTGGCGGAGCGCCTGCTCGCTGACGTCATCGGGCTGGATTGGGCCTATGTTCACGATGAAGCGTGTCGCTGGGAGCATGTCATGAGCGAGCGCGTGGAGCGCAGGCTCTACGAGCTCCTGGAGCACCCGACCGAATCGCCTTACGGCAATCCCATCCCCGGACTGGAAGCGCTCGGCGGCCTTGCCAGCCAGCCCTTCCCGCGGCTCGATGTCAACCTGCTTCAGGCCATGGACGGATATGCCACCGACTCGCGCGTGGTGGTCAGCCGGCTCGCGGAGCCCATCCAGGTAGAGCCGGAGCTCCTTACCCAGCTGGACGAAGGCGGAATCCGCCCGGGGGCAAGTGTCTCGCTGGAACGCGTAGGCGAGTACATTTCGGTCCGGGTTCCCGGAATTGAAGGGGCCTTGGAACTGCCTCCCGAGGTGGCCTCGCACGTCTTCGTCTCCGTCAGCTGA
- the serC gene encoding phosphoserine transaminase → MSDNSITIPADLLPKDGRFGAGPSKVRPEQIEALSAASSTILGTSHRQAPVKNLVGSVREGLSQFFRAPEGYEVVLGVGGSTAFWDVAAFGLVEKKAQHLSFGEFGSKFASATNKAPFLDASSIIKAEPGTRPVSQAEAGVDVYAWPQNETSTGVAAPVKRVQGADEGSLVLVDATSAAGGLDVDVAESDVYYFAPQKNFASDGGLWLGLFSPAALERAARIKASSRWIPDFLDLQTAIDNSKLNQTYNTPSLSTLVTLDAQVQWLNSNGGLDFASKRTADSANRIYSWAEASEYATPFVANAEDRSNVIATIDFDESIDAAAIAKVLRANGVVDTEPYRKLGRNQLRIATFVAIEPDDVSALLASIDYVVGELKK, encoded by the coding sequence GTGAGCGACAACAGCATCACCATTCCCGCCGACCTGCTGCCCAAGGACGGACGCTTCGGCGCTGGACCGTCCAAGGTTCGCCCGGAACAGATCGAGGCGTTGTCTGCAGCTTCGTCCACCATCCTCGGCACCTCCCACCGCCAGGCTCCGGTCAAGAATCTGGTTGGTTCGGTCCGTGAAGGCCTCAGCCAGTTCTTCCGCGCTCCGGAAGGCTATGAAGTTGTTCTCGGCGTTGGCGGTTCAACGGCATTTTGGGATGTGGCTGCGTTTGGCTTGGTGGAGAAGAAGGCACAGCACCTCTCCTTCGGTGAGTTCGGTTCCAAGTTCGCCTCCGCCACCAACAAGGCACCCTTCCTTGATGCTTCCTCCATCATCAAGGCCGAACCCGGCACCCGCCCAGTGTCACAGGCCGAAGCCGGCGTTGACGTCTACGCCTGGCCGCAGAACGAAACGTCAACAGGTGTAGCTGCTCCCGTGAAGCGGGTCCAGGGTGCTGATGAAGGCTCCCTCGTCCTGGTGGACGCTACTTCAGCGGCTGGTGGACTGGACGTTGATGTCGCCGAGTCGGACGTCTACTACTTCGCCCCGCAAAAGAACTTCGCCTCCGACGGTGGACTGTGGCTGGGTCTCTTCTCCCCCGCCGCCTTGGAGCGCGCAGCCCGCATCAAAGCCAGCAGCCGCTGGATCCCTGACTTCCTGGACCTGCAGACCGCCATTGACAACTCCAAGCTGAACCAGACGTACAACACCCCGTCGCTCTCCACCTTGGTGACACTGGATGCCCAGGTGCAGTGGCTCAACAGCAATGGCGGCCTGGACTTCGCCAGCAAGCGCACGGCAGATTCCGCCAACCGCATTTACTCCTGGGCTGAGGCCTCCGAGTACGCAACGCCTTTCGTAGCCAACGCCGAAGACCGCTCCAACGTCATCGCCACCATCGACTTCGACGAATCCATTGACGCCGCAGCCATCGCCAAGGTCCTGCGCGCCAACGGCGTGGTGGACACCGAGCCGTACCGCAAGCTGGGCCGCAACCAGCTCCGCATTGCCACGTTCGTCGCCATCGAGCCGGACGACGTTTCCGCGCTGCTCGCCAGCATCGACTACGTGGTGGGCGAACTGAAGAAGTAG
- a CDS encoding M23 family metallopeptidase, with product MTSQNVRGRRRASGPAAELRPATVVTEIRPRDTERQVRRRKSPLRQVADFAAASGVGQKAGVALAATGLALTVGLPATSPVMATSESGQTESALAVAAPAGSQPEVSAAASAKIDFSRAAVATAADPDGKLKQLLSAQSAGSIQRASSVGTMASPLDSLATASPFGYRVSPLTGGAGDFHRGQDFVAQCGTAVHAAATGKVTFAGWHEYGGGNRVVIDHGNGLETTYNHLSSFTVQVGQTVNRGDTVALSGTTGASTGCHLHFEVQVNGEVVDPMGWL from the coding sequence TTGACATCGCAGAACGTCAGGGGTCGCCGCCGTGCGTCCGGCCCCGCTGCTGAGCTGCGGCCAGCCACCGTCGTAACGGAGATCCGGCCCCGCGACACCGAACGTCAGGTGCGCCGCCGTAAGAGCCCCCTGCGCCAGGTTGCCGACTTCGCCGCTGCCAGCGGCGTCGGGCAGAAGGCCGGTGTTGCGCTTGCTGCCACCGGACTCGCCCTGACTGTCGGTCTGCCGGCCACCAGCCCGGTCATGGCCACCTCGGAATCAGGCCAGACCGAATCCGCCCTCGCCGTTGCAGCCCCCGCCGGCAGCCAGCCAGAGGTTTCCGCTGCCGCTTCGGCCAAGATCGACTTCAGCCGCGCCGCCGTCGCCACTGCAGCTGACCCCGATGGGAAGCTGAAGCAGCTGCTCAGCGCCCAGTCGGCCGGAAGCATCCAGCGTGCCTCTTCCGTAGGCACCATGGCCAGCCCGCTTGATTCGCTCGCCACGGCATCCCCCTTCGGCTACCGCGTCAGCCCCCTCACGGGCGGCGCCGGCGACTTCCACCGAGGCCAGGACTTCGTGGCCCAGTGCGGCACTGCCGTGCACGCAGCAGCCACCGGCAAGGTCACCTTCGCCGGATGGCACGAGTACGGCGGAGGCAACCGCGTGGTCATTGACCACGGCAATGGCCTCGAAACCACGTACAACCACCTGTCGTCATTCACTGTCCAGGTGGGCCAGACCGTCAACCGTGGCGATACCGTCGCGCTGAGCGGCACCACGGGCGCTTCTACCGGCTGCCACCTCCACTTTGAGGTCCAGGTCAACGGTGAAGTAGTAGATCCCATGGGCTGGCTCTAA